A genomic stretch from Polyangium spumosum includes:
- a CDS encoding DUF1993 domain-containing protein gives MNLYDPFVPQLIQTVGQARKWLDKAQALAEQKKFDIDVLLGARLAPDQYPLVRQFQSISDGAKFTAARLAGVTPPVFEDNEKTVEEVRARLDKTIAWLKTLEPAQFEGAEARTIVLPFMPGKGLKGLDFLVKMALPNFYFHAATAYAILRHNGVDVGKLDFIGELPFFDV, from the coding sequence ATGAACCTCTACGATCCCTTCGTTCCGCAGCTCATCCAGACCGTCGGCCAGGCTCGGAAATGGCTCGACAAGGCCCAGGCCCTCGCCGAGCAGAAGAAGTTCGACATCGACGTGCTGCTCGGCGCGCGCCTCGCGCCGGATCAGTATCCCCTCGTGCGGCAGTTTCAGTCCATCAGCGACGGGGCCAAGTTCACGGCCGCGCGCCTCGCCGGGGTGACGCCGCCCGTCTTCGAGGACAATGAAAAGACCGTCGAGGAGGTGCGCGCCCGCCTCGACAAGACGATCGCCTGGCTGAAGACCCTCGAGCCCGCGCAGTTCGAAGGCGCCGAGGCCCGCACCATCGTCCTGCCGTTCATGCCGGGCAAGGGCCTGAAGGGGCTCGACTTCCTCGTCAAGATGGCCCTGCCGAACTTCTACTTCCACGCCGCCACCGCCTACGCGATCCTCCGCCACAACGGCGTGGACGTGGGCAAGCTCGACTTCATCGGCGAGCTGCCCTTCTTCGACGTCTGA